The following DNA comes from Candidatus Neomarinimicrobiota bacterium.
GTCACCCGCTTCACGCGGGTGTGGATTGAAACTAATTGTGAGTGAGAATGAATAGGGGTTTTCAGTCGTTGATATCTGTAGAGCGCTAACTGAAAGCCCTGATCCAGGAGCATATTGGCGCAAATTGAAGCAGCGGTTAAATGCAGAAGGAAGTGAAATCGTGACAAATTGTCACGGATTGAAATTAGTTGTATAAGATCACTACTGTCCCGTTATAAGTGCTTTAGTATCAGTGACATACTGAAGTACCCATATAATAATCGGGGTGCTATATTCGTAAGTACTTGATTTTTAGAGACATTTATTAATTTATGGATGTTCAAAAACCGGGATAAACTGTAATTGTTAAACCAACTTCTTATTTTTACTGACAATTGCTTCAAATATTTGGCTCTAAATGGGATTCTAAGCCTGCGGTGGATCAAGTCAACCTTAGACCTACCTCTAAAACTGAAAATGGAGTTCAAATCGATAATTTTATAAAGATGACATATCATATTAGTTATTATACACTTACAGTGTCTTCATGTAATTTAGATGGGACAGTAGTGGTATAAGATGGCAAAATGTGTCAAACCGACTGCGCAAACACTGAAGGTATTTTCCCCATTATCCAATCCATCCCTTCTGTTAACACTGCGTCCTCCAAACGCTGGTTGGATTAAATGATCGACCAGGAACTATTTCAACGAATACGGGGCAACAATAATGAAAAATAAGCTAGTTGTTTTTAAGGGGCAACAAATTCGGAGAATTTTATACAAAAACGCCTGGTACTTTTCAGTAATTGATGTTGTCGGGGCTCTTTCTGACAGTAATAATCCAAAGAGGTACTGGTCTGATCTAAAAAGGAAACTTTCGCAGGAATCAGGTACTAACCAACCGTACGAGGAAATCGTACGGTTGAAATTACGTGCTCCTGATAGTAAACAAAGAGACACCGATTGTGCTGATGCTGAAAGTCTTTTTCGCATTATCCAATCCATTCCTTCCCCTAAGGCGGAGCCCTTCAAACGCTAGCTGGCCAAAGTTGGCTACGAGCGTGTGCAGGAAATCGAAGACCCTGATCTGGAGAAGAAAATTTTATTAGTGATCTAACAGGTCAAATCTTATACTTCAAATCCGTTTAAGAATCTACTAACAGAGAGTGGATTTACGGATATAGATATAATAGAGCTGTCCATCAGTAAGAATGATTAAGGTGTAAAAATGATCTATCGGAAAACATATAACCTGGTTGTTGCCAAGATCAATGAGATCCAGGATGAGATCAAACAAAACAGCAAAGATATCAAACGTGCTGCTGATTTTGGTGATCTAAAGGAAAATGCAGAATACCATGCAGCCAAAGACAATCAGGCTCACCTCCACAATAAGCGCCACCGATTTGAAAAACATCTCGACAATGAAGTGATTGAGCCTAAGGATATCAATCCCGATATGGTCTCATTTGGTACTAAGGTTACTTATACTGATGGTGAAAACCCCATCACAGTAGCCATTGCCGGAGCTGCCGAATATGAGTTGGAACTCTATGAGAATATTGTAACGGAGACCTCACCCTTTGCCCGGATGATCGTGGGCAAAAAAGTTGGCGATACCATGACCCTTGATCTTCCCGGTGGTACCAAGACCCTGACCATCATGGATATTAAATTGCTGGAGTAGCGAGCCCCTTCCAGTCGGACAGGATAGTGGGAAACAAGTTGAATGGTTCAATTTGCGTACTCGTTCAAGCACTTTTAAATGGTCAAACTACTTGAAGGTGACGCATTAAACTGGA
Coding sequences within:
- a CDS encoding GreA/GreB family elongation factor, producing MIYRKTYNLVVAKINEIQDEIKQNSKDIKRAADFGDLKENAEYHAAKDNQAHLHNKRHRFEKHLDNEVIEPKDINPDMVSFGTKVTYTDGENPITVAIAGAAEYELELYENIVTETSPFARMIVGKKVGDTMTLDLPGGTKTLTIMDIKLLE
- a CDS encoding Bro-N domain-containing protein gives rise to the protein MKNKLVVFKGQQIRRILYKNAWYFSVIDVVGALSDSNNPKRYWSDLKRKLSQESGTNQPYEEIVRLKLRAPDSKQRDTDCADAESLFRIIQSIPSPKAEPFKR